From the Conger conger chromosome 13, fConCon1.1, whole genome shotgun sequence genome, the window tatattgtgTAGCACTGTGAAGAATGGATCGAAAACAAAGGCATTgaaagccccccctcccctgtaaCTTGGGTAATGGGCTGACCCCCTCTCAAATCACTGCCACATGGTCTCGCTATCTGAGACACCCTATTCTAACGGAGGGGTGGGAAGAAAACCAAACTGCTGAAAAACACGTGGGACAAACAGAAAAGTTGACCTTTTTCTGGAATGGAGGGGTTTTTACAGACGAGAGCAGAGGGCTAGGATCGATGGCTGGGATCAAACGGTCTCGTCAACTGACCAGCTAGCAAGCACAACGTGCCACCGCAGCTCTAGAGGCGAGTTGGACCAGATACAGTTCAGCCATTAAAAGAATACAAACCGCCATTTTGCGTTAACAGTCCTGCCACTCGCAGGCTGCTGCAGTGCCGttttgtaaaatggctgccaatgcCATCAGATCTGGCTGATTGTGGTCCCATAGGCGCTGGGAGCTGTAGTAATGTTACTAACACAGTCAAGTGAAAGACTTGATCCAGTGGAGAGCAGGACAGAGGGAGCTGTCCAAAAGGCCCCAACATGTTACACTTAAACAGGAGATTGAGCTTCCAGAGATTGGGGGTGCAATGCTTGAAAAAGGCATCCTTCTGTCCTCCAATCGTCTCCTTCCCTCGTACTTCCAAATAGGAGGAGATGAGTAAAGGAAAGGAGAACACCTTTTTTTGTATTCTGATGCTCCTGGGACTCAAAGCTGCAAACCCAACTCGCAGAGACAAAGTGGTATCGCACAGGCCTGGTCTCACTCCAGACTGCCAgtaccaggcagagtggagttccTAAGCACAGtgttattattgtgtgtgttctttATCTTGTAAACATGAAATGATATTTTTGCACTaatatgaatatactgtatgttccctatgtaattattacagagcTGTTTTCCTATACTCTTAATcttgtgtttgttattttgcatttttgtgtaTTTAGGTCATAGCTCTATTGAAGTGTTCTGCCATGGAAATATTATGCCTGCCATTCATAACAAAGAACATGCACATTCCACAGTCATGGACAGACTATTGTTTAAAATTGTTCTGGTGAAGGGATATCcaaccatggtcctggagagccacagaatGATTTGGTTCTCTCATCAAACACTTGTGGaacattatttaattcaatCTTTGAAGGTTaggttcagttaagaacattctcatcacatatGTGTGATCTTGCACCTCGCAAAAGGTTAATTGCCAGGTAACGGTAAAAGGCAACACACACTGTGGCTCACCAGGTCCAAGGCTTAGAACCTTATTTATGAGGATAAAAGGGAAATATGACTGTGTGgtggtcagcagtttctgcgtTGACCCAAAGTGTTGATTTATTATAAAAGTCACATCCATATGTGgttaaaacaaaatgcaacatcAGAGCCCTGGTTTCTcgctcaaacccagctctttATCTTTCCCCTCTCCTGGATTTACAGAAGAAGCATtactctcctgctcctccatcTTGTTTCTAGATCAAATTCTCATAGATGTAGTGTAAATACGAcgtttaattacattttgggTTCTGGTCTTTGCAGTTTGATTCTAGCTATAAGCTGTTTATTGAACAGATAGACAGaatgagaagagagaggagcatgaaaaggaatattaaaGAAATGCTGGGAcaaatggagggatggagggctGGGTTTGTGGTGTATTGAGCATTAACCAGTGAGTGGTCCGATGGCCGCATGGCATTCGCTATTTAACCATTCTGTTCTTGAATATTtcttgactttttattttacccACCTCATCTGACTAAGGGGGTCCCTTAATGACTGCTCACTTATTCTGAGCACAGTTTTCCCtgccaaacattttttaatttcagttttgcttCGCATGTTGCTGTATTATGATGCACGCCAAGATATCTCGCTACAGCACAGAACAAGTGcagtcagtctgcagctgtCAGTGATATAACTGCTACCCCTCACCAGGAAACATCATTACTGTTTTACCTTTCatgctgacagacacacactcagggcaTGGGTAAAAATGTACAGCACAGATTCTCTAGACTAACCAGATGGTCAAATATTAACATTGAAAGTTCAGTCTCCCTGCTCTAGAAGCAGAAACCTTCCAGTCCAATTGATGCATCTTGTATGAAATTAATTGAGGCTTGTGACCGGGTAAAGTGCAGTAGCAGTGCCAGTAAACATTTGCTATTGTAACACAAGCACAATAAACCTGTTACCAATCATAATCTCTTGTGACAAAATAGGTAAGATGAAATGAATGTACCATAGGAGCTGACAGCTTGTCTACAGGGCTGGAGGCAATTCAGCAAATTCACTGAAAAATACCCATACTGTTCTATGGGCATTTTTACAAGCAATTTAACTACATTTGATACAATCAATTGAAATTGCTGAACCTGGTAGTCTATGAAATCTGAGCTCTGTTTAAGGCCAGTTTTAAATTGAGATTGAAAAGCAGGAAGTTCAGTTACAGGCCCTGCGCAGTGTGTGTAAATACTCTACGGTACATGCAGGCTGTCCCAACAGGAAGAGCAGTGTATATTCACCTTTCCATGTAAACTGAGATTCCACAGCTACAAAGCATCTTAAGCGCGGTATTCAACATTGTTTCAAGTGATCCTTAACTAAATGAACAGTTATTTTGTaaagaattaattttttattttctttgtaaataaATTATCAAATTTAGTTTTCTTACTACCTGCAATGTGTACCgtttacacacaccaacaggcGTAGTGACTGCACACGCATTAAACACATCCTAACAAAGTGCCTTCAGAAAGGTAGTACTCTGTCTttattgtaaatgaaatgtgTCTTGCTGAAGGATGACAGTAATTTGTTCTTGctgatattatttttgaaataagaCTTTTATAAGCTTTTTGTATCAAATAAATCCATGTACAGActtaaatgtgtgttgtgtgtttacatgGTGAACATGGTTACTGTGACAACCAGGAGATGAATTATGAAAAATGACAAGCAGAGTATACACATATACCCCTTCACATTTGGATTATTTTATCGTTcatattgaaatgcatttttgtaaCCAGGGGAGAGCAGAAAATAGCTTTTCTTGCCTGCGGTGTTCCTGAACACACAGAATTCAGTTTCAAGTTGAGAgctacctttttctttttgatgaGCAAAACCTGTGTGTATGATCAGCTGAGACGCAGAACCATGGCTCGCATTAACTTATCctgaataaaaatgacatcacagcagtgacatcactgcagtGACACCAGGACAGGGACTGGGAGCAGCGAGCCTCAGTAATGTATGTAGGATAGCTGCACGTCCCCTTCGACTTCCAGCGTGTCGATCTCGGTGAAGGGCTGGTAACGGTGGTAGAAGTTGCACACGTGTTGCCCATTTACAAACACTGAAAACCTCTCATTCCCACAGCGCACCGAAATCTaagacaaagacagacagagggagagaacaggggtAATGAAACATTCAGCGACTGCTGTAAATCTggtaacacactaacacatggCTTCAAATTGACACTTGAAAGAGCAAGGACATTTCATTTGCCTAATGCACGTTTCCTCGATTCCTCCAACCTTTCCTTGTGTACTCTATTGGGTGGAGCTAGGAAAGGAAGTGAGGAAAGGATTgaagcgattggaaagagcccataGCCTCCTTATTAAGTCAGAGGGGCCGTAATTGTGTCCACTCACGTCAAAGTACTGCCCCTCCTCAAAGGGGTTAAAGTTGAGATCTCTTTCCTCCTCCCCCCAGCTCCCACCCATGCAGCTGTTCcgcaccaccaccccctccgACACCCGTGGGTTAAAATGGAGGGCGATGTCTTCACAGCTGCTCACTCTGAAGTTTATAGCaaacctgcagaacacacacaccctcagacaTACACAGTATGCACATGCAAATACAgagacacatactgtacgtatgcactcacacacacattcagacatatTCAAGGTGAacagacacatactgtagataTGCACTTGCACACAATCTAAACACAGTTGAATATTGAATGATATATTTTCCAATGATCTTTGATATAAGTGAAATAAACCACTGCAGTATGCTTAGTTTAGACAGTTTGTATGATGGTGTGATGTAAGAGATacacagtgagtgagagtggtgcagaggagaggaagaaagagaggaagagaggaagctGAAACCGAAGGCTAGTGGAGGTATGCAGGTTACCTGTTGGCTCCATAGGGCACCATGCCCCTGATTATCATGGTTCTCCTTGGCATCATCCCTCCTGGGATCATGTCAGAGTAGGGAATGCACTGAAGACACAATTAAGACTGTCactgcccctcacacacacacacacacacacacacaggtacacacacatacacacacacacacacacacacatacacacacacacacgtacacacacatacacacacacattcacacacacatacacacacagacacgcacacacacatacacacacacacacacacacaaacacacagacacacacacacacacacacatacacacgtacacacagatcTTTCTGAAATTATAAAGATACACACAGTTTCACACCCTTCAGAGCATCCTCATTACTCACTGGGTTGTAGATTGGCTGTCCACCCATCATCTGAAAGGGCCAAAATTCAAAATTTCAAAATTAGCTGATCTGGAGAAAGCCACTCACTCATTCCCTCAttccctcattctctcattgTGCCACAGTGGGTGACTCACCGGCAGGTTTCCCCCAGGGTAgcccatccctccccctccctgatGAAAGAACACAGAGATATGTTATGAGAGATCTTAAAGAGAGCTATTATACACAGAGTGAAAAATGACTGAAACATCTGAGACAGAGTGAaatagaaagagaggggaagagagagaacaggggtaaTGAAACATTCAGCTAATGCTGTAAATCTGGTAACACGCTAACACTGCGACATGGCTTCAAAATGACACTCAAAAGAGCAAGGACATTTCATTTGCCTAATACACGTTTCCTCGATTCCTGCAACCTGACAATTATGGGAACACTGGCAGTATTAATTAAGTTTAGAGTTATTAGACATAGAGTGAAATATTAGTAAAACATCAGAGACTCACTGGGTATCCCTGCATGCCAccctgcaaacaaacacacaaaaatatctATATCAAGAGAAGTACACCTTCATACTCTCACAGGAaaacctttctttctctctttctctctcacatgcaaacaaacaaacaaacacacacacacacacacacacacacacacacacacacacacacacacagggagtgaAGCCTTACCCCCATGTCTCCCATCCCATTGCCTGGATACCCTTGCATGCCCCCTCCCATCCCtccctggaggagagagagacagagctggaGAGCGAGCACAGTTTTACACTGAAATTCACATTTGAAATTGAGTGAAAGGAATGAGAACATACCTGCATCCCTCCCATTCCTCCCATTCCTCCCATTCCTCCCATCCCTCCCATTCCCCCCATTCCCCCCATTCCCCCCATCCCTCCAGCTGGGTCTCCCCCCTGCAcagggtgaaaaaaaaagacacgttTAGAAGGAAGTTCTGAGGTCCAGTGTTATGACTGCAAGAGCACTATTGTGTTTtcttggaaaaatattttttttgtttacacacaccattcagtaAACAATTGTACTTAAAAATATCAGTGCTAACAGcacatttcagtgtgtgtacaaatgtactgtacacttCTCTCTTACTCCCATGCCTCCCATTCCTCCTGGATAACC encodes:
- the LOC133107360 gene encoding galectin-6-like: MSFQAPPGYQPIYNPMIPYIGPIYGGLRMGMSVYIQGKVSHETTRFNINLQCGEMEGCDIAFHMNPRFEFWDKVVFNTFQNGCWEGEEKIHEMPFSRGDNFELAIVINSEGYQVNVNGRELYLFQHRIPLERVTSLEIGGDVSVQTINIIGGGDPAGGMGGMGGMGGMGGMGGMGGMGGMGGMQGGMGGGMQGYPGNGMGDMGGGGGMGYPGGNLPMMGGQPIYNPCIPYSDMIPGGMMPRRTMIIRGMVPYGANRFAINFRVSSCEDIALHFNPRVSEGVVVRNSCMGGSWGEEERDLNFNPFEEGQYFDISVRCGNERFSVFVNGQHVCNFYHRYQPFTEIDTLEVEGDVQLSYIHY